The nucleotide sequence GTCCACTTCAAATCGGCATCGGCAACAAAGAGCGTGATCACGCGTGTCCCGTGACGGTCCACCGAGGACAGAGACCATGTACGAAAATACATTTACGCGGAGCAAGAAGATAAATCGAGATAGCCGCGGGAGGCATAGTCGTTGCTTCGAACGTGACCTCcgtttaaattagaataatgcTGTGAAGAGAAGAATATGCCGGCATATGATGGGACATATTTTCGCaacaaatgaattaataaggaaattatgtattcaagtaaaaaaaatatgcttctGAATAAGGCGAAATTTGTGTAAAGTTGTAGATGTTCGATTATGCTTAATAAAGACTTCATCGTATACGTATTTTATTCGTGCTCTATTTatgaagaattataataatattaaattctatataataatattaaataacgatttcttctcaaaattttatatagggtggacttaaacaaaatataaaaaataatttaatttctctataatttcatctgtttcaatattttttgatgaaaaacgCATACTTCtcttgatatttgtaaaaaaatgtataacaaaGTGATTTCAGAATGTGATTTTTAagcgctaactttttaaagaagcattttttcgactcatgtttatagaaaactttttgttcagaattaaatttcctataaaatttcaaggTTTGGGCCCACCCCGTATATTCTTATATGAATTCGCACGACAATCATAAAAGATAcaaagcaatataatattcgcgACGTCCACTCTTCTTATCATTTCGATTTAGATTCAAACCATCTACAAGATTTCATACTTAAAAagcaatacaattttttcaatgttacttctttttatctttaaataaagatcTCACTATTAGTGGACGTGTGCTCGTCTTTTttccttcaaaaatattttatcgcgcgGGGTCTTGCCCGCGGCTGTCTCACGGAAATAATATCCAAGCAATGAGAAAACGAGAAAACTCGACCTCCCCGAGTACGTCACGCGTCGCGCGGAGACACGACACAAGGAAAGTTCTCGGTCGAGAGTCTGATTTCAGCGCAGCCTCTCAGTTAAATTCGGACTGCTCCGATCCGTTTCAACGTAAGCCGGCTCAATTAGAATTTAGATCCGTTCCCGTCAACGGGATTTAGAAAGGCGGAAATGGAGACTCTAAATATCTCCTGTCCCGCGCGATTCTGTACGAATGCGAGaagataattgataatttcctGTTTACTGCAACTGGGACTTACTTCCAGAAGTCATCACCCCATTAACGTATAAAATGCTTCGATTCtttccaaatttatatttaataataatcgtattttattacgcgttgggagaaataaataatagtaatagcggtgtaataatttttttcgttcaTAGCCTCGAGCGAatcttctattaaattttaaaataaaaatataaacgataCATGGTACACAGACAGAAAAAtaagcattaaattttatgaatgtatatatgtcagatattaaaaatgtattagaaaattaataatacaaattattgaaattttttttttgtaataatcataTGGTTCTcgattttcaatctttaaaaaaagagttttatacaagaattgtgtatattagattgtaaataaaagaattattgaataatgctATACATCAATAATACCAAGTCATGCTCGGATAAACGAAAAGCTTTCATAAGGAAgggattatttaaaagtttcgcGGAGGCAAGAGAGGGATAAGTTCGATGCGGTCGCGCTCATCTCCACCGCTATGTTGTCACCATCGCCACCTCCATCATCACCTGAGTTCCTTCCCCGGTACAACACCACACGGATCTTTGTATCCCTCGCTCAGAGGGGATAGCCTAAGTTTAGACCCGGCGACAATCCGGCCGAGTTCAGTGCGAAACCACCATCCTCTCGAATCACTTTCTTCACGCCGGACGTGCTTTTCCGCGTGGACCTCGCGGTTCGATCTGAGCAAAAGAGCTCGATccggaaaacatttttatcttttcgatattccgcgtaataattatttgagagaaaggaaaaaaaacagagGGAAAATACAATCGCGATGGCATATAGCTGGGATAACCGCGTTAATTTTATAGTGAAATTTCTATATGGTTAGTAGATGCGAAAGATATTGCAAGAGTTGATACAAACTTATGACAGAGGAAGACAATTAGAAAGACGATTGTGAATGATAATACATTTACAAGCGTTTATCAGAATCGTAATGCTGATGaacaaaaattggaaaataaatgatttttcatgtagatataaatcaaaagagtgtaaaataaatcgactttttttgattttgtgACACAAAagcagattataaaatttctatatatagcattcataatatattattccatatagttttataaaacgcGCACgcagaatattttctttttaatttattactcaaaataatattttttgcttctgTCAAATGTGCATTCTGCACATCCGCTTGCATTATCTTGCATTTCTCTGTGCTTTTCATGTGTGTATTTGGGCGTCATGTGGTATGACAATATCGTAGCGATTTGATAATACATAGAttatttcacacacacacatacgaaattattaatatacacacatattaaattatcatctaaaataagtgataaaaaatatatataacatcttCCACGattctttgtaattaattaaaaattaaaattaaaattttcttttatagcaAAATCTAtctgaaataaattgaatagcACAATTAtctatatgcatacatacatacatatatatatataaaaatatatacactatatatatttctcttatcttctatttaattatttattatctatttttttctttcaaaaaaaaaattcttttttttatcgcttaaGATTCAAAAGTTATTGGTGCCTCGACAATCTCGTAAAGAAAAACTCTACTCAAAATTACTCAAATACTCTACAATTCAAAAAGAAGTGCACTTAAGTGAAGAACGTCCTGTATAACTGCAGATATAGATAACAATGGATATTTGGACAAACACGATTTCGAATGCATGGCATTGAGAATGACGCTGATCGAAGGCAAGGgcgaatttaattacaatcggTATCAAGAAAATCTCCATATCATGCTCTCCTTGTGGGAAGAGATAGCTGATCTGGCAGATTTTGATAAGGTAATTTTGATATGCTCACGAGATATTGTTTCATGACAGATGGCCATTTCTCCTGGCATGATTtagatctctctttcttgcatCAAATGGGGCTTCAAAATCTTCAAATACTTTAGTTCTCGAGAATGTAATTCGAGATcagcatgtatgtatgtatttttgatgcaatttttctcatggattttaaaataattatgtatagcGATctgttatatcttttttcgacAATACGAAATATTATTCCCGATTTTTAGACGAGCATTTCctctacaaatatatatttatatttaataaatttatatttattgtttaatgttaattaaataattaatttcaatttttgttaaaattaaaaataattgaactggaaatgttttatgttaatatctaaatgtattaataaataataaatttgatttaattttacatattgattTCCCATcctattattgatttaatgaatttattttaatatgagaaTTCTTAAGAGAAACAATATCTAAGAAAaccttgtaattaataattctacatTAATGAAACAATTCTTCTTAATACGAGCTTAAATCAACAAAATTAATGCtttcaataataaagttattgtaTGCGTAACACAGgacaatttcaaaaattttattattttatatgttattttatatacacatacaataaaacattaatcataatttctaaaagatatattttatactgaaacttttaaacaaatatatcattaaaaatctcaaagttaaaatcaaaaataatttttttatgttaaatcaagaaataaatctgcattcttaaaatataagaaggtaaatttataacaagaaAATTGTTGGCCTAATAatctatacaaattttatgattaaaaacacgaatttcaaaatcatattgaaaagattgttttatcaatttagaataatcatttattatttgcaaatttttctcagatttttttatattaaataaaattataaaaatatacatatacatatatatatatatatatatatatatatatatatatatatatatatatatatatgtgtgtcaataaaataataagcgtttgtgtaatcttttatttttttttctaggatGGTGTTGTAACGatagaagaatttaaaaaagccGTGCAGAATAGCTGCGTTGGTCGTTCTTATAATGATTTCCCGCAAGCCATGAAGATGTTCATCGATAGCCATTTCAAGATACTTGACATGAATGGTAtcgtataacatttataaacataCGAAACAACAAACATATTGCGAAGagtgacaaataaattataatttattcccgCAAaggtaaaatcaattttaaaaaattgcaaaattggacattatatttttttgtattttctgaaataatacATGGTTCctcattcaaaataaataattcattatacaattattgaatttttttttctatatatatttacgatttatctattaattaaatattaacttattttttttatatatttattttaaacatattaaataattgtagtcttttttaaaaatagctttaaaaaatcataatttgttGAATGTCATCAAAACACGTTTTTTACtttcaactttaattttgGCGATAAGAAATaactgcaaaatatattagatgcaTAAAACGGTTTctccaaatttattattggcattttgataataaagacATTTAATAGAtggctttttaaaaaaatccttaaaaaaaattttaagtaatatttcagaaaattttcatgtaaCAAATCTATTgcgcgcaaaataaaatattttgaataataaataatttctaattactaaaagaatataaatgtaattattttattgaatcaatataattttgaaaaaaatcatatatttatataatgctaCATAATCCAGTAGAAGAGATATCATGTACtctaattatatgatttcgaataataaaattagttattgatttcgaataataaaatcagttaTTGAATTTTGTAATCCTCTTTCAGAGGATGGCGTAATTGGTGCCGAAGAATTTCGATATGATTGTGTTTCAAGGATCGCAGTGGATAACATAGATATTCTCGATAAAGCTTATCAGAGTCTTCTGAACGTAAGTtaagcaatttaatttaattttacaaagtcaattaaatcaattgtTATTTCGTGTAATGTAACTTTATTGTATTTCATTgcaactatttaaaaaatttagcaaaatatttcaagtttattcaaaagaaaataattatgttaaacatCACGCgccaaaaataattactttaactGTCACGTTGACAGGATGATGACAGAAGACGCGGCGGATTGACTTTATCACGTTATCAGGAATTATATGCTCAATTTCTCGGTAATCCCGACGATAACTGCCCGGCGATCTATCTCTTTGGACCGATAGAGCAAGAATCGTAACCTGTCGCGCCATTTTTCggagagatatataaatactcagatacttaattatatgtacaaaagaCACACttgcacaaaatatatttaaggcCTATGTTAATTCTAGAAACtctgtgaaaaattattgtaataaattattttatcataagcaacagaaaatttttacatattttaatattccaatATGACATTAAAGCTTCACACCTtcaatgtgaaataattataaattattatgatatttttattttgaactttaatcattattcgacATTTGTATCAATAGTATTTAAAAcgtattattatgaaaattcgctaataattcattaataattcgtCCACGTATTATATTCTagattaaagtattataaaaaaatatataaatataaaaatttataacttttaataatgtcagtaaaaaaatagttcgcaaattttctttagttaaaaaaaataaattaataaattagaatagatcaaaatatatatatatatatatatatatatatatatatatatatatattattttaaaaaatcgtgaTTAGATctgatgaaatttaatatatgtacgattaaatttaactatttgaattatatagtgttattattatatccattagcacataaattataatttgaatatttttctgcaatcttttaaaaatgattttaatgacctacatttattttattcgttgttatttaataatattaatttgtaatcaaTATTCATGTCAtgtgaaaaatacaattttttgccTAACAGTAGTAAAAGTTTAAAGTGCGCGatcactatattatatatatatatatatatatatatatatatatatatatatatatatatattgttgcatgaaaatttgaatttataagcGCACACTAAATATCTGATATAttcgcaaatttattatcgcaaaagAGAggttaaaatacaaaataattaaaaactcacTTGTATGTTATGATGTTCCTTCTCTTCTGCTCGTTTTCTGTCGCTCCTTTTGTGGAactcactcgcgaaaacactacgcaaaaacacaattaattacGACAACACGCGTATTAATCGACACAATTAATCGCATATAAcgtgctttttattttacattacgaCCGAAGAATGCAAAAATCACGATTACACGAAAGTAAACACGAATCGCATTGAAAAGTTGCACGATCGAATTCATACGATGCTATCTTTCTGcgagaatgtaaaatttaaatagtcaCTCAAATTGATATTCACtaatcgtaataattttacaaaataatcgcGTTTTGAGAGATAATAGGATGGAGCGTCCCGCGTTACAACTGTCTCACTCGCGTATCGCGGCGTAAATGAGCTAAGACTCGCGGCATGTAAACATAACATTGTTATTGTTCGTCGCAAAAAACCAAGTTTTTGTGGCTATgttgatattttgatatcgcaaaatatttaacgttaTAAAACAACGTAgcgttacaaaataaatttatataaaatattctatgtatatatttaaatttcgaaagaattgatttctaataaaagaatttttagataCGTCATggtttttttcacattaaattttaaccaCACAAACCTGCAGttcgtgtatatattattatttttttaaatatattagtatattttttaatctctgtaaaataattgcggaattacatttaaattgacaaacgtgacgaaaaatatttaatatagaagcTTATTTGAGGAAACGTGTATCGCCACAAAAACTAAGATCGTGCGGCTATTTTGATATCATATTTAACGTTACAaagaatatacaaaataaaggttaataaaaaaaaaatcggttaCATATACCTGAGGCCACAGAAGAAAATACTTTCAGAAACACACAATATTTCGTCGTTTCGTGAGATGTATTCCAGGCAATGGgggttttctatatttatcttgCAAAAATTTCCAAATCTTAATGTAATCTTCCaaacaattatatcaaatgaCGAGACAATcggtcaaattttaaattttatacgcaCGATTTGAAACTAGCACCGACGAGCCGAGAGACCGAGAGATATGGCTCATGCGCAGACGAGATGCGCACTGGAAAACGCGCGGGAAAAAGCGACGTGACAGTTAATCGACTTTTCGCGATTACGGGAAAGCGGCAAGGCGATTAATCGCGTCGCGATcttagaaaagaataattgagGGAAAACGTGATACCTGCATCCCATAAAGAAAGGAAATCCAAAGGATAAGGATGAAGATTGCGTTGTTTCTTATCGCGCGTTTCCGTGTCCTGTATGCGCACGAGCCAATAATGTCATGAACATTAAATTCTATAGAAGGAGCTGTGACACTTCAAGTGCGATCCAAAGGAGATAGTGACATCTGGTATCACTTTgggtatctttttttttgtccaaCACGAGAAAAAAAGCTCATCTTACGTACATACTTTTACATTTAGAAgcgcttatttataatatacttgcTAAACTTTTAATGGAACTTAATAAATGCGTTGGATATTCAGGGATATTCGCATTATCTCTTGGTTCTATTTTGTATACGAGACAATGACAgattgtcataaaataaagcaaaatttcaagtcacaaataaaaaaatatctctaaaaaaatgtttttaagtaaaattccagtagatttataaatgttcCAATTTAAAGATctcaataattcttaaaaaattatataatgattataaataaaatattcaaattatcttttcacaaactaaatttttttctttttttaaattcttcaataactgaatatatttctattaattatagaaatatcagatatatatagattatataaatttttaaataacgtaaagcgtaacatataaatatatgatataaatatgcaaatttacatatacatactattatcaacttttgaaaatataattaaatgaaacaatATACGAGATGCTATTGTACAGTACAAAtaggagaaaatttatttgtatttacgtGACAACACAGTACGCTTTGCACGTTATTTCGGATGCTTCTTTGAATtacctcttttttttcatttatccaTTATTACACTGACTTATAATTTCGTGCTTACACTTTTTCATTTCACTTCATATTTATATCCGAAGCTTGTATtgatatgcaataaatttgcCATATACACGGTGCAGTATAAATCGAAGATCAATCACTATTATTACCCTTCAAAT is from Cataglyphis hispanica isolate Lineage 1 chromosome 15, ULB_Chis1_1.0, whole genome shotgun sequence and encodes:
- the LOC126855011 gene encoding sarcoplasmic calcium-binding protein 1 isoform X2, with amino-acid sequence MNYLDVHHGYENIDNNGYLDKHDFECMALRMTLIEGKGEFNYNRYQENLHIMLSLWEEIADLADFDKDGVVTIEEFKKAVQNSCVGRSYNDFPQAMKMFIDSHFKILDMNEDGVIGAEEFRYDCVSRIAVDNIDILDKAYQSLLNDDDRRRGGLTLSRYQELYAQFLGNPDDNCPAIYLFGPIEQES
- the LOC126855011 gene encoding sarcoplasmic calcium-binding protein 1 isoform X3 — translated: MALRMTLIEGKGEFNYNRYQENLHIMLSLWEEIADLADFDKDGVVTIEEFKKAVQNSCVGRSYNDFPQAMKMFIDSHFKILDMNEDGVIGAEEFRYDCVSRIAVDNIDILDKAYQSLLNDDDRRRGGLTLSRYQELYAQFLGNPDDNCPAIYLFGPIEQES
- the LOC126855011 gene encoding sarcoplasmic calcium-binding protein 1 isoform X1, producing the protein MAYSWDNRVNFIVKFLYDIDNNGYLDKHDFECMALRMTLIEGKGEFNYNRYQENLHIMLSLWEEIADLADFDKDGVVTIEEFKKAVQNSCVGRSYNDFPQAMKMFIDSHFKILDMNEDGVIGAEEFRYDCVSRIAVDNIDILDKAYQSLLNDDDRRRGGLTLSRYQELYAQFLGNPDDNCPAIYLFGPIEQES